A window of the Virgibacillus pantothenticus genome harbors these coding sequences:
- a CDS encoding DUF3231 family protein produces the protein MKRTNSVALTSSDISPLWDMYQSETIIKWGIVYFLQHVEDNAIQQLLKETLTLVEKNLSHMEDIFQKESFQIPFGFTEEDVHLQAPRLFSDILYLEYIYNMTFFMMSMYSFAFSVADHKEISDYYAINLKAAIKLNKQAKELEKEKGIYIRSPRIPRQEKVAFVRDQNYLAGWFGERRPLLGMEITNLVFHSKRNALGHAVITGFSQVAQSKEVRRFFEKGRDISGKHLEVFTSILHEDFLSDGALLMTSEVTDIKIAPFSDRLMITFVANLIASSIGQYGFSISTSPRHDLSLQYSRLMAEVGKYANEGLKILIRHGWLEQPPMAANRNDLAK, from the coding sequence ATGAAGCGTACCAATTCTGTCGCTCTTACTTCTTCTGATATTTCCCCATTATGGGATATGTATCAAAGTGAAACGATTATAAAATGGGGGATTGTATATTTTCTGCAGCATGTGGAAGACAATGCTATTCAACAATTATTAAAAGAAACGTTAACTCTTGTCGAGAAAAATCTTTCTCATATGGAGGACATTTTCCAAAAAGAAAGCTTTCAAATCCCTTTTGGTTTTACGGAAGAAGATGTCCATTTACAGGCTCCTCGATTATTCTCGGACATCCTTTATCTGGAATATATATACAATATGACTTTTTTTATGATGAGTATGTACAGCTTCGCTTTTTCAGTTGCTGACCATAAGGAAATCAGTGATTACTACGCCATTAATCTGAAAGCAGCGATAAAGCTAAATAAACAAGCAAAAGAACTAGAGAAAGAGAAGGGAATTTATATTCGCTCTCCACGCATACCTCGACAGGAAAAAGTAGCGTTTGTTCGCGACCAAAATTATCTTGCAGGGTGGTTTGGCGAACGCAGACCTTTACTCGGTATGGAAATTACAAATTTAGTGTTCCACTCAAAACGCAATGCCTTGGGACATGCTGTCATTACAGGATTTAGTCAGGTAGCTCAATCAAAAGAAGTAAGGAGATTCTTTGAAAAAGGCAGAGATATATCAGGAAAACATTTAGAAGTGTTTACTTCTATATTGCATGAGGACTTCTTATCAGATGGTGCCCTTTTAATGACTTCAGAAGTAACGGATATTAAAATCGCCCCTTTTTCGGACCGTTTAATGATAACTTTCGTTGCGAATCTAATTGCTTCCAGTATTGGACAATATGGTTTTTCTATATCTACAAGCCCCCGACATGATTTAAGTTTACAGTATTCTCGTTTAATGGCCGAAGTGGGAAAATATGCGAACGAAGGTCTGAAAATACTTATCCGTCATGGTTGGCTAGAACAACCCCCCATGGCTGCAAACCGCAACGATTTGGCGAAATAG
- a CDS encoding ABC transporter ATP-binding protein translates to MTGNPLLEVTGLKTYFYLEDNLVARAVDGVDFTINEGETLAIVGESGSGKSITSLSIMQLVNRPGRIIEGTISLEDEDLLKKSSKQMTKIRGNEIAMIFQEPMTALNPVYTIGNQIIETIKKHKKLSKQAARERAIELLNMVGFPRAKEIMDEYPHQLSGGMRQRAMIAMAISCDPKLLIADEPSTALDVTIQAQVLDLLMEMKERLNMSILLITHDLGVVAEYADRVLVMYGGQIVEETEVESIFEDTKHPYTIGLLNSLPSLDKDVERLGAIKGSVPPAHSFPKGCRFADRCPHVMDQCRESNPDLLSIVPNHKVRCYLYEQGGRSNGNRTRTTTNTKI, encoded by the coding sequence ATGACTGGGAATCCATTATTAGAGGTAACAGGATTAAAGACCTATTTTTATTTAGAAGATAACCTTGTAGCTCGGGCAGTAGACGGTGTTGATTTCACAATAAACGAAGGAGAAACGTTAGCAATTGTTGGAGAGTCAGGCAGCGGGAAAAGTATCACTTCGCTCTCCATTATGCAGCTTGTTAATAGGCCTGGAAGAATTATTGAAGGAACGATTTCGCTTGAAGATGAGGATTTATTAAAAAAATCTAGTAAACAGATGACTAAAATACGCGGAAATGAAATAGCAATGATTTTTCAAGAGCCAATGACAGCCTTGAACCCAGTTTACACCATCGGAAACCAAATTATCGAAACAATCAAAAAGCACAAAAAGTTATCTAAGCAGGCTGCACGTGAAAGAGCCATTGAATTATTGAACATGGTCGGATTTCCACGAGCCAAAGAAATCATGGATGAATACCCACACCAATTATCCGGAGGCATGAGACAGCGAGCGATGATTGCTATGGCTATATCATGTGATCCAAAGCTGCTTATAGCTGATGAGCCTTCAACTGCCTTAGATGTAACCATTCAAGCACAAGTCTTAGATCTGCTTATGGAGATGAAAGAGCGTTTAAATATGTCGATTCTTTTAATTACGCACGACCTTGGAGTAGTAGCAGAATACGCTGATCGTGTTCTGGTGATGTATGGTGGTCAAATTGTTGAAGAAACAGAAGTCGAGTCCATATTCGAAGACACGAAGCATCCCTACACTATTGGCCTACTAAACAGTTTGCCAAGTCTAGACAAAGACGTCGAGCGATTAGGAGCCATAAAGGGTTCTGTGCCTCCAGCCCATAGTTTTCCTAAAGGGTGTCGTTTTGCCGACCGTTGCCCCCATGTCATGGACCAGTGCAGAGAATCGAATCCAGATTTGCTGTCCATAGTCCCAAATCACAAAGTACGCTGTTACCTTTATGAACAAGGAGGCCGCTCTAATGGCAATCGAACAAGAACAACGACTAACACAAAAATCTGA
- a CDS encoding ABC transporter ATP-binding protein — protein MQANHIKKYFPIKGGILKHTIGHVKAVDDISLSIKKGETLGLVGESGSGKSTLGRVLLRLLEPTEGEVLFEGTDISHLNNRKLRKYRKDMQMVFQDPFASLNSKMSVGELIEEPLLVQTSATKSERKQKSIELLEKVGLRANDRTKYPHEFSGGQRQRISIARALALNPKFIICDEPVSALDVSIQAQVLNLMADLQEEFNLTYLFIAHDLSVVKHISDRVAVMYLGRIAELAPKKLLYSNPLHPYTKALLSSVPSTNVREKREKIKLSGDLPSPANPPSGCAFRTRCPMVHDRCGTERPELNEVENGHYVACHLFD, from the coding sequence ATGCAAGCAAACCATATAAAAAAATACTTTCCTATCAAAGGAGGTATACTCAAGCATACGATTGGCCATGTAAAAGCTGTTGATGATATTTCTTTATCTATTAAAAAAGGAGAGACACTTGGTCTAGTTGGAGAATCAGGATCTGGAAAGTCAACACTCGGTCGGGTTCTACTTCGCCTTTTAGAACCTACAGAAGGAGAAGTTTTATTTGAAGGAACAGATATTTCTCATTTAAACAATCGAAAGTTACGTAAATATCGAAAGGATATGCAAATGGTTTTTCAGGATCCGTTTGCCTCTCTGAATTCTAAAATGAGTGTTGGTGAGTTAATTGAAGAACCTTTGCTCGTACAAACTTCAGCTACAAAATCAGAACGTAAACAAAAAAGCATCGAATTATTAGAAAAAGTTGGACTGCGAGCTAATGACCGTACAAAGTACCCACACGAATTTTCTGGCGGTCAGCGCCAGCGAATTAGTATTGCTCGTGCTCTGGCACTTAACCCGAAGTTCATTATATGTGATGAGCCAGTATCTGCGTTAGATGTTTCCATCCAAGCACAAGTTTTAAATTTAATGGCAGATTTACAAGAAGAATTTAACCTAACCTACCTGTTTATCGCACATGATCTAAGTGTTGTCAAGCATATCAGTGATCGTGTAGCCGTTATGTATTTAGGGCGTATCGCCGAACTTGCACCGAAGAAACTACTCTACAGTAACCCGCTTCACCCGTATACGAAAGCATTGCTTTCATCCGTCCCGTCAACAAATGTACGAGAAAAAAGAGAAAAAATTAAACTTAGTGGTGATTTACCAAGTCCAGCAAACCCGCCTTCTGGTTGTGCATTTCGTACGCGCTGTCCTATGGTACATGACCGTTGTGGAACAGAACGACCGGAATTAAATGAAGTGGAGAATGGACATTACGTTGCTTGCCATCTATTTGATTAG
- a CDS encoding peptide-binding protein has protein sequence MLKKKWLLFFVFMLSVGFVLAACNEDDSSKEEGNKTQAEGGDDGASGEPQKGGTITGAMDTAPAGVFNPIFYEEAYEANILDFTHESLVSQNKELEFEPHLAKEWEINEDQTEITLKLEEGVKWHDGEEFTADDVVFTYKAISTHGYIEAGGIRSSEFAERLLGYEEFSKGETDEFEGVVAEDDYTVTFKFTEPNVTILKDVSFSIIPEHIFGEVPIDEMPEHPATLNPGEVIGTGPFKFTEMLEREQYVLEKHADYWKQEPYLDKIVWRVVDQSVMLGLLESEEIDFIADPSGVPAPDYETVSGLEHVEIIEQPDFGYQLMGFKINHRTDADVEAGKIEPDNWVPNEDMSEQKVRQAMAYAIDRNALVDNLLYGHGSVINAPIAQQFWAYDEEAATKYEFDPEKAKSLLDEAGYKDTNDDGFRETPDGKEWVVNLNYPTGNKLREDSAPILEKFLEDVGINIDLRQPKEMTAYQEELEKDNSDWDLYLLGWSLGSGDPDPVGLWNAGAPYNYSRWNNEESEKLLKEAVKTPEAFEQEYRAKKYSEWQSVFSEDLPALLLYAQNKIYAHNKRLNGVNPMPYSYNNEPENWWVSD, from the coding sequence GTGTTAAAAAAGAAATGGTTGCTGTTTTTTGTATTTATGTTATCAGTTGGATTTGTATTAGCAGCCTGTAATGAGGATGATTCATCCAAGGAAGAAGGAAACAAAACTCAAGCTGAGGGTGGGGATGATGGTGCAAGTGGTGAACCACAAAAAGGCGGGACGATAACTGGCGCAATGGATACTGCACCAGCCGGTGTGTTTAATCCTATCTTTTACGAAGAAGCATATGAGGCAAATATTCTTGATTTTACACATGAATCTTTAGTAAGCCAAAATAAAGAGTTGGAATTCGAACCGCATCTTGCAAAAGAGTGGGAAATCAATGAAGATCAGACCGAAATCACTTTAAAGCTTGAAGAAGGTGTAAAGTGGCATGATGGCGAAGAATTTACTGCTGATGATGTTGTCTTCACCTATAAAGCAATATCTACCCATGGATACATTGAAGCAGGAGGAATTCGTAGTTCCGAATTTGCTGAAAGATTATTAGGGTATGAGGAGTTCAGTAAAGGGGAGACAGATGAATTTGAAGGTGTTGTAGCTGAAGATGATTATACGGTAACCTTTAAATTTACCGAGCCAAATGTAACGATTTTAAAGGATGTTTCCTTTTCAATTATTCCGGAGCATATCTTCGGGGAAGTGCCTATCGATGAAATGCCAGAACATCCTGCAACTCTTAATCCAGGAGAAGTAATTGGAACAGGGCCTTTCAAATTTACAGAAATGCTTGAGCGAGAGCAATATGTATTAGAGAAACACGCAGATTATTGGAAGCAAGAGCCTTATCTGGATAAGATCGTCTGGCGTGTTGTTGACCAATCCGTCATGTTAGGATTATTAGAAAGCGAAGAAATTGACTTTATTGCTGATCCAAGTGGAGTTCCTGCCCCTGACTATGAAACCGTTTCTGGTCTTGAGCATGTGGAAATTATTGAACAACCGGACTTTGGTTATCAACTAATGGGGTTTAAAATCAATCATCGTACAGATGCAGATGTGGAAGCTGGTAAAATTGAGCCAGATAACTGGGTGCCAAATGAGGACATGAGTGAGCAAAAGGTTCGCCAGGCAATGGCTTATGCTATTGACCGTAACGCTCTTGTTGATAATTTACTTTATGGTCACGGTTCCGTGATTAACGCGCCGATTGCACAGCAATTTTGGGCTTACGACGAAGAGGCCGCGACGAAATATGAATTTGATCCCGAAAAAGCAAAATCATTATTGGATGAAGCAGGCTATAAAGATACAAATGACGATGGTTTCCGTGAAACTCCGGATGGAAAAGAGTGGGTTGTCAATTTAAACTATCCAACTGGAAACAAACTTCGAGAAGACTCAGCACCAATTCTAGAAAAGTTTCTGGAGGATGTTGGTATTAATATTGATTTACGTCAGCCAAAAGAAATGACAGCATATCAGGAAGAATTAGAAAAAGATAATTCAGATTGGGATCTCTATCTTCTTGGCTGGAGTTTAGGAAGCGGTGACCCTGACCCTGTTGGCTTATGGAATGCAGGAGCTCCTTATAACTATTCACGTTGGAATAATGAAGAATCTGAAAAATTGTTAAAAGAAGCCGTCAAAACGCCGGAAGCATTTGAGCAAGAATATCGAGCTAAAAAATATAGTGAGTGGCAATCCGTCTTTTCAGAAGACCTACCAGCGCTCTTACTTTATGCACAAAATAAAATTTATGCACATAACAAACGCTTAAATGGTGTCAATCCAATGCCATACTCCTATAATAACGAACCAGAAAACTGGTGGGTTTCCGATTAA
- a CDS encoding ABC transporter permease has protein sequence MYKYIIRRILIFIPMLFALTIIVFGLAQLAPGDALSGKSLADPNVDPEIYEQQREALGLNDPIHVQYWNWISSAAQGDFGNSLIFNGRSVMELIEARFANTLYLGLFSLAITIIVAIPIGIYSAKKPYSLLDYGATGFGFLGLAIPNFFFGLIAIYVLSINLGWFPSQGTLSSPGVSGFAAFTDRIHHMVLPGITLGLAGTATYMRYMRSEVLDVLGSDYIRTAKAKGMSERNVLYKHTLRNALIPIITLMGFEIGVLLSGAVITEQVFQYPGLGTLFLSSVMNRDFPVVMAIALILGILILIGNLIADILYSIVDPRIRYD, from the coding sequence ATGTACAAATATATTATCCGCCGCATATTAATATTCATCCCAATGCTTTTTGCTCTCACCATTATTGTGTTTGGGCTTGCCCAATTAGCACCTGGAGACGCCTTATCCGGTAAATCACTCGCTGATCCAAACGTTGATCCGGAGATTTATGAGCAGCAACGGGAGGCGTTAGGCTTAAATGACCCGATTCATGTACAGTATTGGAATTGGATCAGTTCAGCAGCACAAGGAGATTTTGGTAACTCTCTTATCTTTAATGGTCGATCTGTTATGGAATTGATTGAAGCCCGATTTGCCAACACCTTATATTTAGGTCTTTTTTCCTTAGCCATTACCATTATTGTCGCTATCCCTATTGGTATTTATTCTGCGAAAAAACCGTATTCCTTGCTCGATTATGGAGCAACTGGGTTTGGTTTTTTAGGGCTTGCCATACCGAACTTTTTCTTTGGATTAATAGCGATTTATGTCCTTTCGATTAACTTAGGCTGGTTTCCCTCACAAGGAACACTTTCATCTCCTGGAGTAAGTGGATTTGCTGCATTTACCGATCGAATCCATCATATGGTTCTTCCAGGTATTACCCTTGGCTTAGCTGGCACAGCCACCTATATGCGTTATATGCGTTCAGAAGTGTTAGACGTATTAGGTAGCGATTATATACGAACAGCAAAGGCAAAAGGCATGTCTGAACGTAATGTACTTTATAAACATACATTACGAAATGCACTCATTCCAATCATAACATTAATGGGATTTGAAATTGGTGTGTTATTAAGTGGTGCTGTTATTACCGAACAAGTGTTTCAATACCCCGGTTTAGGAACATTATTTTTAAGTTCTGTTATGAACCGTGACTTCCCTGTAGTTATGGCAATAGCCTTGATACTAGGAATTCTTATTTTAATTGGTAATTTAATTGCCGATATCTTATATAGTATTGTCGATCCAAGAATTCGATACGATTGA
- the opp4C gene encoding oligopeptide ABC transporter permease encodes MHTNLESSLPTGPENAPVDQQYQHKTPFQLAYQRFLKNKLAVISVFVLLAIVIVCISAPLLTSQDPIETDVFNIEKSPTDEHILGTNGQGQDNFARLLYGGRISLIVGFSAMFFTLVIGVLLGSIAGYYGGKVDSIIMRGADIMLMLPFLVLVLTIMAVIDKVTIGLFVTIIALTSWPNLTRIIRATYLSLREQEFVLGARAIGASDIRIIFKHFIPNAIGPIIVNATLMMATYIIVESGLSFIGFGIPQPTPTWGNMISEAQNIRILRDHPEAWIPPGLAILITVLSINFIGDGLRDAFNPKSNRR; translated from the coding sequence ATGCATACAAATTTAGAAAGCTCGTTACCTACAGGACCTGAAAATGCGCCTGTTGACCAACAGTATCAGCATAAAACACCATTTCAGTTGGCGTACCAACGATTTTTGAAAAACAAGTTAGCTGTCATAAGCGTATTTGTTTTATTGGCTATTGTTATTGTTTGTATTTCTGCTCCCTTATTGACAAGTCAAGATCCGATTGAGACAGATGTGTTTAACATTGAAAAAAGCCCTACTGATGAACATATATTAGGTACAAATGGACAAGGACAAGACAATTTTGCCCGTTTGCTTTACGGTGGAAGGATTTCATTAATTGTTGGATTCAGCGCCATGTTTTTTACCTTAGTCATTGGAGTGCTGCTTGGATCAATCGCTGGTTATTATGGAGGGAAGGTTGACAGCATCATCATGCGCGGTGCAGATATAATGTTAATGTTACCATTCCTTGTACTTGTGTTAACCATTATGGCAGTTATTGATAAAGTTACCATCGGTCTATTTGTTACAATTATCGCTTTAACATCCTGGCCAAACCTTACGCGAATAATACGTGCTACATATTTATCATTACGCGAGCAGGAGTTTGTGCTTGGTGCTCGTGCCATTGGAGCTAGTGATATACGAATTATTTTTAAGCATTTTATTCCTAATGCCATTGGTCCAATTATTGTAAATGCTACGTTAATGATGGCAACATACATTATTGTTGAATCAGGTCTTAGCTTTATCGGTTTTGGTATTCCCCAACCTACTCCAACATGGGGGAACATGATCTCTGAAGCACAGAATATACGAATTTTACGTGACCATCCAGAGGCTTGGATACCTCCAGGGTTAGCCATTTTAATAACCGTATTATCCATTAACTTTATTGGCGATGGGTTACGGGATGCCTTTAACCCGAAGAGTAACCGAAGATAG
- a CDS encoding methyl-accepting chemotaxis protein: MKRLMRFNRVKHKLFISYIIIVFVLIVVGAYSFYNAFKANQQVELMVSSKLEAVQLAERLRANISEQDALARGYLLYEEENLRRQYEDIQTKGNELLKALQNLVASKQVTELSNTLQDWHRAVDDSFNLYEADDKEEAINVMTTEAETLGSEKIEPLVQQVLDVETKKLENEKKKIVSEAQDAQTWIIVSTVGLILLVIVIASVTVKSVSKPLVRLSARMKDIAKGKVHMEPLSIHSKDEFGQMMETTNKISDNLNIILHKITVVSETVNNYGKSFSLSAKEVMEGAEQIATTMQELAAGSETQANRASDLAINMEAFTNKVSETNEQGKLIGQASQEILTMTEEGDQMMKSSSEQMSQIDLIVKDAVDKVKQLDEQSQEINHLVQAIKDIAEQTNLLSLNAAIEAARAGEHGKGFAVVADEVRKLAEQVSDSVSDITQIVTHIKQNSASVAGTLQNSYEEVEAGTSQILATQQTFSGITMFVSEMVQIIKNMATHLQEMKENSSQMNEAIQDIASVTEESSAGIEQTAASAQQSSGSMGEVVDQSKELFNLGNELNEIVDQFQLK, translated from the coding sequence ATGAAAAGACTAATGCGATTTAACCGTGTGAAACATAAATTATTCATAAGTTATATCATTATTGTTTTTGTTCTTATCGTAGTTGGCGCATATTCATTTTACAATGCTTTCAAAGCAAATCAACAAGTGGAGCTCATGGTAAGTTCAAAATTAGAGGCCGTCCAATTAGCTGAACGCCTCCGTGCTAACATATCTGAGCAGGATGCGTTAGCACGAGGGTATTTATTATATGAAGAAGAAAATCTTCGCCGACAATATGAAGATATACAAACAAAAGGAAATGAATTATTGAAAGCGTTACAGAATCTAGTAGCATCTAAACAAGTTACGGAATTATCCAATACACTGCAAGACTGGCACCGTGCTGTAGATGATAGTTTTAATCTGTATGAAGCCGATGACAAGGAAGAAGCAATAAATGTGATGACCACGGAAGCAGAAACTTTAGGATCTGAAAAAATTGAACCGCTCGTTCAACAGGTTTTAGATGTTGAAACAAAGAAGCTGGAAAATGAAAAGAAAAAGATTGTTTCCGAAGCACAAGACGCACAAACATGGATTATCGTATCTACCGTGGGACTAATTTTGTTAGTGATTGTGATTGCCAGCGTGACGGTGAAGTCTGTTTCTAAGCCACTGGTGCGTTTGTCGGCACGAATGAAGGATATTGCTAAAGGAAAGGTGCATATGGAGCCATTATCTATTCATTCAAAGGATGAATTTGGACAGATGATGGAAACGACCAATAAAATAAGCGATAACCTTAACATCATTCTGCATAAGATCACTGTCGTATCAGAGACAGTAAATAATTATGGGAAATCTTTTTCCTTATCTGCAAAAGAAGTGATGGAGGGAGCAGAACAAATAGCGACAACGATGCAAGAATTAGCTGCGGGATCAGAAACGCAAGCAAACCGAGCTAGTGATTTAGCAATAAATATGGAAGCTTTCACAAATAAAGTAAGTGAAACAAATGAGCAAGGAAAGCTAATTGGGCAGGCATCACAGGAAATTTTAACGATGACTGAAGAAGGGGATCAGATGATGAAATCTTCTTCGGAACAAATGAGCCAAATTGACCTCATCGTGAAAGATGCGGTAGATAAAGTAAAGCAATTGGATGAACAATCACAAGAAATTAATCATTTGGTTCAAGCGATTAAAGATATTGCGGAGCAAACTAATTTACTTTCTTTAAATGCTGCCATTGAAGCGGCAAGAGCTGGTGAGCATGGAAAAGGGTTTGCTGTTGTAGCGGATGAAGTAAGAAAGCTTGCAGAACAAGTAAGCGATTCCGTATCAGATATCACGCAGATTGTTACACATATTAAGCAAAACTCAGCTTCAGTAGCGGGAACATTGCAAAATAGCTATGAAGAAGTGGAAGCTGGCACATCTCAAATTCTTGCTACACAGCAAACATTTAGTGGAATTACCATGTTTGTAAGCGAAATGGTACAAATTATTAAAAATATGGCTACGCATTTACAAGAAATGAAAGAAAATAGCAGTCAAATGAATGAAGCTATTCAGGACATAGCGTCTGTTACAGAGGAATCATCAGCTGGAATTGAACAGACAGCAGCCTCAGCACAGCAATCAAGTGGTTCCATGGGAGAGGTTGTTGACCAATCTAAGGAGTTATTTAATCTAGGTAATGAATTAAATGAAATTGTGGATCAGTTTCAGTTGAAATAA
- a CDS encoding TIGR00730 family Rossman fold protein: MNKLAVFCGSRPGASTTYVEEATKLGEELAKQNITLVYGGASVGIMGAVADAVLNEGGEVIGVIPEFLKNKEVYHKGLTELIIVDSMHERKMTMANLADGFIALPGGPGTLEEYFEVFTWAQLGLHRKPCGLLNIQHYYDPLLSLFQHMTEQQFMEQKHFDVVLSDTEAKALIEKFRIYEPPAIKTFLKEKQT; encoded by the coding sequence ATGAATAAACTAGCTGTCTTTTGTGGCTCGAGACCTGGAGCTTCAACGACTTATGTAGAAGAGGCAACAAAGCTTGGGGAGGAACTAGCTAAGCAAAACATTACCCTCGTATACGGTGGCGCAAGTGTTGGTATTATGGGAGCAGTCGCGGATGCTGTTCTTAATGAAGGCGGAGAAGTAATCGGGGTTATTCCTGAATTTCTAAAAAACAAAGAAGTCTATCATAAAGGATTAACGGAACTCATTATCGTTGATTCCATGCACGAAAGAAAAATGACCATGGCAAATTTAGCGGACGGTTTTATTGCCTTACCCGGAGGACCTGGTACTCTGGAAGAATACTTCGAAGTGTTTACTTGGGCACAATTAGGTTTGCACCGAAAGCCCTGTGGGTTATTAAATATCCAGCACTATTATGATCCACTACTTTCCCTGTTCCAACATATGACAGAACAGCAATTTATGGAGCAAAAACATTTCGACGTTGTTTTATCTGATACGGAGGCAAAAGCATTAATAGAAAAGTTCCGTATATACGAGCCGCCTGCCATTAAAACCTTTTTAAAGGAGAAGCAAACCTAA